The Hyperthermus butylicus DSM 5456 genome includes a region encoding these proteins:
- a CDS encoding NUDIX hydrolase — translation MTPIVGLVLGVGAIVVRRGSAGLEVLLVRRKYDPFRGYWSFPGGHVEPGEPLLEAAARELLEETGIRARPLGVIHIHELVAEGPDGRRHHYVIIDVVFEYEGGEPRASSDAEDAAFVPLVEALKLRLTPGARLVLQKLPEMLQRGCTIEPTRTE, via the coding sequence GTGACTCCTATCGTTGGGCTTGTGCTTGGTGTTGGCGCTATAGTTGTACGCCGCGGTAGCGCTGGACTAGAGGTTCTCCTGGTTAGGCGTAAGTATGACCCGTTTCGGGGCTATTGGAGCTTTCCCGGCGGCCATGTTGAGCCTGGTGAGCCATTGCTAGAGGCTGCTGCTCGTGAACTCCTTGAGGAGACGGGTATCCGGGCTAGGCCTCTGGGCGTGATACACATCCACGAGCTGGTAGCCGAGGGGCCTGATGGGAGACGGCACCACTACGTGATAATAGACGTTGTCTTCGAGTATGAGGGTGGAGAGCCCAGGGCCTCCAGTGATGCCGAGGATGCTGCGTTTGTCCCACTGGTGGAGGCGCTAAAGCTAAGGTTGACACCTGGAGCTAGGCTAGTACTGCAGAAGCTGCCAGAGATGCTCCAACGGGGCTGCACTATAGAGCCGACACGCACAGAGTAG